A single region of the Musa acuminata AAA Group cultivar baxijiao chromosome BXJ1-11, Cavendish_Baxijiao_AAA, whole genome shotgun sequence genome encodes:
- the LOC135597380 gene encoding GDSL esterase/lipase At1g09390-like yields the protein MRREEERESMGGNPLRLPALLILLLCSPAVAHSKCVLFNFGDSNSDTGGLMAGLGLYLGPPSGRQFFHRPTGRFCDGRLYIDFLCERLKMSYLSPYLESLPGSNFTHGVNFAVAGAATESTAIPFPLSTQVLQFLHFKNRTRELRPQGSGSLLSEKEFQNAVYSIDIGQNDVSTPFSANLSYAEVVVKIPSILSRIGAAIELLHENGGRKFWIYNTGPLGCLPQKLALLRKDDSELDSLGCLADLNDAAKAFNAGLSELCDRLRSDFKNATIVYADVYAIKQDLIANHTKYGFENPLMACCGYGGPPYNYKFRMTCGEPTVTACAEGSRYISWDGVHNTEAANSIIASKILSAKYSTPQIKLKDLCKG from the exons ATGAGGAGAGAAGAGGAAAGGGAAAGCATGGGTGGAAATCCCCTGCGTCTTCCTGCTCTTCTGATACTTCTTCTATGTTCACCAGCTGTTGCACACTCCAAATGCGTCCTCTTCAACTTCGGCGACTCCAACTCCGACACCGGAGGGCTCATGGCCGGCCTCGGCCTCTATCTCGGCCCCCCCTCCGGTCGCCAGTTCTTCCACCGCCCCACTGGCCGCTTCTGCGACGGCCGACTCTACATTGACTTCCTCT GCGAAAGGTTGAAGATGAGCTATTTGAGCCCCTACTTGGAGTCACTACCAGGATCAAACTTCACCCACGGGGTCAACTTTGCTGTAGCTGGTGCGGCCACCGAGTCAACTGCGATCCCTTTCCCTCTCTCCACCCAAGTGCTCCAGTTCCTCCACTTCAAGAATCGCACTCGCGAACTCCGGCCCCAAG GCTCTGGATCACTGCTCAGCGAAAAGGAGTTCCAGAACGCAGTCTACTCCATCGACATAGGGCAGAATGATGTGTCCACTCCCTTCAGTGCAAACCTGAGCTACGCAGAGGTCGTCGTCAAGATCCCATCAATCCTCTCCAGGATCGGAGCTGCCATTGAG CTGTTGCACGAGAATGGAGGTAGGAAGTTTTGGATCTACAACACGGGCCCCTTGGGCTGTTTGCCGCAGAAGCTTGCGCTGCTGAGGAAGGACGACAGCGAGCTCGATTCACTGGGATGTCTTGCTGATCTCAACGATGCAGCCAAAGCTTTCAATGCTGGACTGAGTGAGCTATGCGACCGACTGAGATCCGACTTCAAGAATGCCACCATCGTTTACGCTGATGTCTACGCCATCAAACAAGATTTGATAGCAAACCATACCAAATACG GCTTTGAGAATCCACTGATGGCATGTTGTGGGTACGGTGGACCTCCGTACAACTACAAGTTTAGGATGACTTGTGGTGAGCCGACGGTCACTGCTTGTGCTGAGGGGTCTCGCTACATTAGCTGGGATGGTGTTCATAACACCGAAGCTGCCAATTCCATCATCGCATCCAAAATCCTCTCTGCCAAGTACTCCACACCTCAGATTAAGCTAAAAGATCTCTGCAAAGGCTGA